A single genomic interval of Aegicerativicinus sediminis harbors:
- a CDS encoding cold-shock protein, whose translation MTGTVKFFNDSKGFGFITNNETKKDIFVHVTNLRGVELQQGDQVEYEEEEGRKGKVATKVRVL comes from the coding sequence ATGACTGGTACAGTTAAATTTTTTAATGATTCTAAAGGATTTGGATTCATTACCAACAACGAAACTAAAAAAGACATTTTCGTCCATGTAACAAACCTTAGAGGGGTAGAATTACAACAAGGCGATCAAGTAGAGTACGAAGAAGAGGAAGGAAGAAAGGGAAAGGTTGCCACTAAAGTAAGAGTATTGTAA
- a CDS encoding nucleoside deaminase produces the protein MSLVTSDEYYMKKALEEAEAAFRKGEVPVGAVIVAQDRVIARSHNLTELLNDVTAHAEMQAITSASNYIGGKFLQNCTLYVTLEPCQMCAGALYWSQISKIVYGARDEERGYIKMNTTLHPKTVVRGGVLAEEAAALLRKFFIERRNFN, from the coding sequence ATGTCGCTAGTTACATCGGATGAATATTACATGAAAAAGGCCTTGGAAGAAGCCGAAGCTGCTTTTAGAAAAGGTGAGGTGCCTGTCGGTGCAGTAATAGTAGCCCAAGATAGGGTAATAGCCCGTTCACATAACCTAACCGAATTGTTAAATGATGTTACGGCGCATGCTGAGATGCAGGCAATCACTTCCGCTTCCAATTATATTGGCGGAAAGTTTCTTCAAAATTGTACACTTTATGTAACGTTAGAGCCTTGTCAGATGTGTGCTGGGGCCTTGTATTGGTCGCAAATTAGTAAAATTGTCTACGGAGCTCGGGATGAAGAACGTGGCTATATTAAAATGAATACAACTTTACATCCCAAAACTGTAGTAAGAGGAGGTGTTCTTGCTGAGGAGGCTGCCGCTTTGTTAAGAAAATTTTTTATTGAGAGGAGAAACTTTAATTAA